The Aphis gossypii isolate Hap1 unplaced genomic scaffold, ASM2018417v2 Contig00334_ERROPOS140289, whole genome shotgun sequence genome has a window encoding:
- the LOC126553812 gene encoding uncharacterized protein LOC126553812: MAGSIADNTSFYKKKTYTYVPPSPPAELIDSLSYTIDFAARKFLQIGIDPSEKFQVVVHVLTSSRYVLITVDLMKKIFSYMGNILSFILATPHKYKRIIFYEDEKNKLSSMMYSGENVLVMEAKNREGCRVLLNRADLMRLQYLEKCIFETIVRKEVFSVPLVMKQYHEIVQYIDKKCAQQKSSPNNVHDMVIFIKNIQVDGVVKSIPNFSNQIQMCAAEQLSESLLNQRANNSQEFFNKTRIISPISSPTPMSPPVLLSPPPSPIYAIKSSVDENDGPSFFNMQPLSETGDFDSAVSELHLVRRKLF; encoded by the exons ATGGCTGGCTCAATCGCTGATAACACTTCCTTCTACAAAAAGAAGACATATACTTATGTACCACCGTCACCACCAGCTGAACTCATTGATTCTTTAAGCTATACAATCGACTTTGCAGCCCGTAAGTTTTTACAAATCGGTATTGATCCTAGTGAAAAATTTCAAGTCGTTGTTCATGTGTTAACTTCTTCTCGGTATGTGCTTATTACTGTTgatcttatgaaaaaaatattctcatatatgggaaatatattatcgttCATATTAGCCACACCACATAAGTATAagcgaataatattttatgaagatgaaaaaaataaactatcgaGTATGATGTACAGCGGAGAAAATGTACTAGTTATGGAAGCAAAAAATCGTGAGGGCTGCAGAGTGTTGTTGAATCGGGCGGATCTTATGCGTCTTCAATatcttgaaaaatgtatattcgaGACCATCGTGCGAAAAGAAGTATTTTCCGTTCCGTTAGTTATGAAACAATATCATGAGATTGTTCAGTACATAGACAAGAAATGCGCTCAACAAAAATCATCGCCGAATAATGTTCATGATATGGTAATTTTCATTAAGAATATACAAGTCGATGGAGTAGTTAAATCTATACCAAACTTCAGTAATCAAATACAGATGTGTGCAGCTGAACAATTATCCGAATCTTTGCTGAACCAGAGAGCGAACAACTCACAagag ttttttaataaaacgagGATTATTTCACCTATCTCATCGCCTACACCTATGTCGCCACCTGTTTTGTTGTCACCACCGCCATCACCGATTTATGCAATAAAATCATCAGTTGATGAAAACGATGGACCGTCATTTTTCAATATGCAACCATTATCGGAAACGGGTGACTTCGATTCCGCCGTATCGGAATTGCATTTAGTAAGacgtaaactattttaa
- the LOC126553811 gene encoding uncharacterized protein LOC126553811 — protein sequence MQYCQQLLDSSRLSIGPLLNGPRIRTLWMKKRSNDWWLEIVNVQFIKEDWIENFRMTKETFEKIVQELTIYLQPNSLPVRTPVAIDKKIAMTIYKLASCCEYRVVGNAFGVHKSTVKKCFYQVVKAINTVLLSKYVKFPDEKEALRIANAVEKKTGMVQVIGMIDGTHIPILAPVNGRLDYINRKGWTSLICQAVVDHEYKFTDICCKFPGSVHDAAVLKNSNLYNSSHLKIPQITKNIDGIDVPYFLLGDPAYPLLTWLMKGYTGSVSIEEDNFNTYLSSARMAVENAFGSLKGRWRCLQKRIDIHHSFVPSVVSCCVTLHNIIELQHDHFNTSWLRNVEDSDVVYPQPTTHTTNHRDISLNVDDMKKIREHLKIYMVNNYPLRSSSVRIL from the exons atgcaGTATTGTCAACAATTACTTGATAGCTCTAGGTTAAGTATTGGACCATTATTAAATGGACCACGAATAAGAACGTTATGGATGAAAAAACGTTCTAATGACTGGTGGCTGGAAATTGTTAATGTACAGTTTATAAAAGAAGACTGGATTGAAAATTTTCGGATGACAAaagaaacatttgaaaaaattgttca agAACTAACAATTTATCTTCAACCAAATAGTTTGCCTGTTAGAACGCCTGTTGcaattgacaaaaaaattgCAATGACTATATACAAATTGGCAAGTTGTTGTGAGTACAGGGTGGTAGGAAATGCTTTTGGAGTGCACAAAAGCacagttaaaaaatgtttttatcaagTGGTAAAAGCTATAAATACTGTACTTTTATCCAAGTATGTGAAATTTCCTGATGAAAAAGAAGCTTTACGTATAGCAAATgccgtagaaaaaaaaactgggaTGGTACAG gtTATTGGTATGATAGATGGAACACACATTCCTATATTAGCTCCAGTTAATGGTAGATTAGACTACATTAATAGGAAGGGTTGGACCTCACTCATTTGCCAAGCAGTGGTAGATCATGAAtacaa gtTTACTGATATATGTTGCAAATTTCCGGGAAGTGTACATGATGCagctgttttaaaaaattcaaatttatataactccTCTCATCTAAAAATTCctcaaattacaaaaaatattgatggtaTAGATGTACCTTATTTTTTGCTCGGTGATCCAGCATATCCACTCCTTACATGGTTAATGAAAG gatATACTGGTAGTGTTAGCATTGAGGAGGATAATTTCAACACATATTTAAGTTCGGCACGTATGGCAGTTGAAAATGCTTTTGGAAGCTTAAAAGGTAGATGGAGATGCCTACAAAAAAGGATTGATATTCACCATAGTTTTGTTCCATCTGTTGTATCTTGTTGTGTTACACTACACAACATTATTGAATTGCAACATGatcattttaatacatcatGGTTAAGAAATGTCGAAGATTCAGATGTAGTTTACCCTCAACCCACAACCCACACAACAAATCATAGAGACATAAGTTTAAATGTTGATGATATGAAGAAGATTagagaacatttaaaaatatatatggtaaACAATTACCCATTAAGAAGTTCTTCAGTcaggatattataa
- the LOC126553814 gene encoding KRAB-A domain-containing protein 2-like, with translation MSERFYIELKKSRKKSKNTVNLSNEKYQQILNELLLPKDGKKKSIYDILVVQQIKKLIFPVTADDKILFYVNEDELYEILKTTHESIGHGSRDRMISEHSRKYKNITRCDVEVFLHLCEPCQQKQKGVKKGVVVKPIISPEFNSRCQALEYKRAEKVAFNLIDIFTLIGAPSILQSDNGHEFSNNIVSNLKDMWSELKIVHGKPRHSHSQGSVERANQDIENMLTTWMQTEKTSQWSQGLKFVQLMKNRALHSGIKMSPYEALFGLLPCDDPIHSDKDNSIQDTIQSNNANAIDNRKKAKQNLENQAVKMKTWSDKKLKPAEVGATVRVPVPNVDKGRGDARNILAVVIEVTVDGYYQLGTKEGLLKSLYSRSQFTICQKNLIAIEEVPRENTFALRTIATQQSTGTGQGFIKCTCKTKCQSEKCLCVKNNILSTSKCHASTILCCNK, from the exons ATGTCCGAACGTTTTTATATTGAACTAAAGAAAAGTCGAAAAAAGTCGAAAAATActgttaatttatcaaatgaaaaatatcaacaaatattgaatgaaCTACTGCTGCCTAaagatggtaaaaaaaaaagcat ATACGACATTTTGGTtgtacaacaaataaaaaaattaatttttccggTAACTGCtgatgacaaaatattattttatgttaatgagGATGAACTTTACGAAATTCTAAAAACTACACATGAATCAATTGGTCATGGTAGTCGCGATAGAATGATTTCTGAACattcaagaaaatataaaaatattactcggTGTGACGTAGaggtttttttacatttatgtgaACCATGTCAACAGAAACAGAAAGGTGTTAAAAAGGGTGTAGTGGTTAAGCCTATTATTTCACCGGAATTTAATTCTCGATGTCAG gCACTTGAATATAAACGAGCAGAAAAAGTAGCATTTAACCTCATAGATATTTTTACGCTAATAGGAGCTCCATCGATCTTACAGTCAGATAATGGACatgaattttcaaacaatatagTTTCTAACTTAAAAGATATGTGGTCAGaacttaaaattgttcacGGTAAGCCAAGGCATAGCCATAGTCAGGGCAGTGTCGAAAGAGCAAACCAGGACATCGAAAATATGCTCACAACATGGATGCAAACAGAAAAAACTTCTCAGTGGAGTCAAGGGTTGAAATTCGTccagttaatgaaaaataggGCCTTACATTCTGGAATTAAGATGTCACCATATGAGGCATTATTTGGCT TACTTCCATGTGATGATCCAATACATTCCGATAAAGACAATTCAATACAAGACACAATTCAATCAAATAATGCAAATGCCATAGATAACCGAAAAAAGGCTAAACAAAATCTTGAAAATCAAGCcgttaaaatgaaaacatggtcagataaaaaacttaaaccgGCAGAAGTAGGCGCTACAGTTAGGGTTCCAGTACCCAATGTGGACAAAGGTCGCGGAGATGCTCGAAATATTTTAGCTGTCGTTATAgaa GTTACAGTTGATGGGTATTATCAATTAGGAACTAAGGAAGGgcttttaaaatctttatattCAAGGTCTCAATTCACAATatgccaaaaaaatttaatagcgATTGAAGAAGTCCCAAGAGAAAATACATTTGCTTTACGTACAATTGCAACTCAACAATCTACAGGAACTGGACAaggttttataaaatgcaCATGCAAGACAAAATGTCAGtccgaaaaatgtttatgtgtaaaaaataatatattaagtacatcGAAATGTCATGCATCAACTATATTATgctgcaataaataa